Proteins encoded by one window of Candidatus Sumerlaea chitinivorans:
- a CDS encoding CrcB protein has product MQDLLPYLWVGVGGFLGANARYVIGRVVGAWLGPSFPYATFFINVSGSFLLGFLSALLASGQLPHARTLREFFAIGFLGAYTTFSTFEYETRQLFDDGSWLLAMSNIFGSVFLGLLGVHVGMVLGRSWR; this is encoded by the coding sequence ATGCAAGACCTTTTGCCCTATCTATGGGTTGGGGTGGGGGGATTTCTGGGAGCAAACGCTCGCTACGTGATTGGGCGTGTGGTGGGAGCGTGGCTTGGGCCAAGCTTCCCTTATGCGACATTCTTTATCAATGTGAGCGGTTCGTTCTTGCTTGGCTTCCTGTCAGCGCTTCTGGCAAGCGGCCAACTTCCGCATGCGCGCACTCTGCGCGAGTTTTTCGCTATCGGTTTCTTGGGGGCCTACACAACTTTTTCGACGTTTGAATACGAGACGCGCCAGCTATTCGACGATGGAAGCTGGCTTCTGGCGATGAGCAATATCTTCGGAAGTGTGTTTCTGGGGCTCTTGGGGGTTCACGTCGGAATGGTGTTGGGAAGATCGTGGCGCTAA